The following proteins are encoded in a genomic region of Odontesthes bonariensis isolate fOdoBon6 chromosome 19, fOdoBon6.hap1, whole genome shotgun sequence:
- the LOC142368811 gene encoding ladderlectin-like isoform X2 — protein MKLLTWSFLLLAMVALSRAAGKSDVVKRAAPCNQGWTSINGRLFIYISTPMTWAQAERNCISLGGTLASVHSAQEYSDIQRLILSATSASKETWIGGSDAQEEGVWLWADGSSFGYSHWCQGEPSNGYKMQHCLQMNYSDSKCWDDHLCNVRLPSVCSTRK, from the exons ATGAAGTTGCTGACTTGGTCTTTCCTTCTTCTCGCCATGGTGGCTTTGAGCAGAGCTGCTG GAAAGAGTGACGTCGTCAAGAGGGCAGCACCCTGTAACCAGGGTTGGACTAGCATCAATGGCCGCCTTTTCATCTACATTTCGACACCTATGACTTGGGCTCAAGCTGAG AGAAACTGTATCTCTTTGGGGGGAACTCTGGCATCTGTCCACAGCGCTCAGGAATACAGTGACATTCAAAGGCTTATACTGAGCGCCACTTCTGCGTCCAAGGAAACATGGATTGGAGGCTCTGATGCACAAGAG GAGGGTGTTTGGCTTTGGGCTGATGGTTCATCCTTCGGATATTCTCACTGGTGCCAAGGAGAGCCTTCTAATGGTTATAAAATGCAGCACTGCTTGCAAATGAATTATTCAG ATTCCAAGTGCTGGGATGATCATTTGTGTAACGTCCGTCTTCCATCTGTCTGTTCCACCAGAAAGTGA
- the LOC142368811 gene encoding ladderlectin-like isoform X1 produces MKLLTWSFLLLAMVALSRAAAAADATEAPEEEKTNDQGKSDVVKRAAPCNQGWTSINGRLFIYISTPMTWAQAERNCISLGGTLASVHSAQEYSDIQRLILSATSASKETWIGGSDAQEEGVWLWADGSSFGYSHWCQGEPSNGYKMQHCLQMNYSDSKCWDDHLCNVRLPSVCSTRK; encoded by the exons ATGAAGTTGCTGACTTGGTCTTTCCTTCTTCTCGCCATGGTGGCTTTGAGCAGAGCTGCTG CTGCTGCCGACGCCACAGAAGCACCTGAAGAAGAGAAAACTAATGATCAGG GAAAGAGTGACGTCGTCAAGAGGGCAGCACCCTGTAACCAGGGTTGGACTAGCATCAATGGCCGCCTTTTCATCTACATTTCGACACCTATGACTTGGGCTCAAGCTGAG AGAAACTGTATCTCTTTGGGGGGAACTCTGGCATCTGTCCACAGCGCTCAGGAATACAGTGACATTCAAAGGCTTATACTGAGCGCCACTTCTGCGTCCAAGGAAACATGGATTGGAGGCTCTGATGCACAAGAG GAGGGTGTTTGGCTTTGGGCTGATGGTTCATCCTTCGGATATTCTCACTGGTGCCAAGGAGAGCCTTCTAATGGTTATAAAATGCAGCACTGCTTGCAAATGAATTATTCAG ATTCCAAGTGCTGGGATGATCATTTGTGTAACGTCCGTCTTCCATCTGTCTGTTCCACCAGAAAGTGA